The sequence below is a genomic window from Poseidonibacter antarcticus.
TCCCTGTATCAATTTGTGATGCAACTCTATGAGCTCTATCTAAATTTTCTGTAAATATTGTAGAAGCCAATCCATATTTTGTATCATTCGCCATTTTTATAACTTCGTCTTCTGTATCAAAAGGAGCAATATGACAACAAGGTCCAAATACTTCTTCTTTTACAACAGTTGCAGTTTCAGGAAGTCCTGTCCAAATAGTAGGTTCAACAAAGAATCCATTTGCTAATTTACCATCCATTTTAGGAGCACCTCCACCTAAAATAACATTTGCACCCTCTTTTTTTGCAATATTATAAAAATCTAAAACTTTATCTCTATGCACAGCACTTACAACAGGTCCCATATCAACAGATTCATCATTTTGAACACCAACTTTTAATTTAGAACCAGCTTCTTTTAATCTATTTACAAATTCATCAAAAATTGGTCTTTCTACATAAACTCTTTCAGTTCCTAAACAAACTTGTCCTGAGTTTGCAAATACTGATCTTGCTGTCTCAGAAATTGCTTTTTCCATGTCACAATCTGCAAAAATAATAGCTGGATTTTTTCCACCTAATTCTAAGGAAACATCTCTAACTCCTTTAGAACAAGCATCCATAATCATTTCACCTGTTTTTGTCTCACCTGTAAATGTGATTGCATCAATATCTTTATGAGCAGTAATTAAATTTCCAGTAATTGAACCTTTTCCTTGAACAACATTATAAGCCCCAGCTGGAACTCCAACTTTACTCATAACCTCACCTAAAAGAGATGTTGTAGTTGGAGTTACTTGAGATGGTTTTACTACAACTGTATTTCCACAAGCCATAGCAGGACCAACTTTCCATGTCATAAGTAATAAAGGTAAATTCCAAGGAGAAATAACTCCAATTACACCTTTAGGTTTTCTCATAGAATAATTAAGCATTTTTTTACCATCAGGAGTATCAGATCTATAAGCTTCATCTGCAACACTTTTCATCGTATCCGCAAATACTTTGAAATTTGCAGCTCCCCTTGGAATATCAATATGTCTAGCAATTGAGTATGGTTTTCCTGTATCTAAACATTCTGCTTCTAAAAAATCATCAAATCTTCTA
It includes:
- a CDS encoding 2-hydroxymuconic semialdehyde dehydrogenase, yielding MKKVQHYINGKFMDSQCGEFFDNYNPATAELISKVALGREPEVNAAIAAAKAALTGEWGQMKLNDRIAMMYEIANEIDRRFDDFLEAECLDTGKPYSIARHIDIPRGAANFKVFADTMKSVADEAYRSDTPDGKKMLNYSMRKPKGVIGVISPWNLPLLLMTWKVGPAMACGNTVVVKPSQVTPTTTSLLGEVMSKVGVPAGAYNVVQGKGSITGNLITAHKDIDAITFTGETKTGEMIMDACSKGVRDVSLELGGKNPAIIFADCDMEKAISETARSVFANSGQVCLGTERVYVERPIFDEFVNRLKEAGSKLKVGVQNDESVDMGPVVSAVHRDKVLDFYNIAKKEGANVILGGGAPKMDGKLANGFFVEPTIWTGLPETATVVKEEVFGPCCHIAPFDTEDEVIKMANDTKYGLASTIFTENLDRAHRVASQIDTGIVWVNSWFLRDLRTPFGGMKGSGIGREGGHHSLEFYTELKNVCIKM